The sequence TCAGTGCCACCGCCGCGCCGAAACTCGCCGACTTCACGAGGCCGTAGCGCACATCGAACGTCTGGAAGAAGAGCCGCACCCCTTTCACGAACTGGGGCGTCGTGATGTCCAGCAGCGCGAGCGATGCGACCCACCCTGAGAGTACCCCGACGAGCATCGCCGTGCCCACGACGATGGGAAACATCGCGGCCGACGCGAGCACCCGCGGCACCACGAGGTGACTCATCGGGTCGAACGTCAGTGTTTCGAGGGCGTCGATCTGTTCGGTCACCCGCATCGTCCCGAGTTCCGCCGCGATGTTGGCGCCCACGCGCCCGGCGAGCGCCAGCCCGGTGAGCACCGGCGCGAGTTCGAGCACCACGGTCTTCTGTACCAGCGTGCCCACGAAGTAGGGTGGCACCAGATCGCCCACGCTGTAACTCGCCAGCAGGGCCAGCACGATGCCGGTGAACAGCGCGATGAACATGCCGATGGGCAACGATTCCACACCCAGCGTGCGTGCATGCGTGGAGAACTCCGGCACCCACTGCGCCGTGTCCTTCATCGCGCGGATGGTGTCCAGGACGAAACGTGCGCCGGTACCCACCGGCTCGACGAGTCGCCGCGTCACACCGCCGAGCGCCGTGATGCGACGATGCACCCGCGCGCCCGGGCCGCCGGCGTCCGGCAGGGGAACCGTCACGGCCATCCGAGCGCGACACCGAAGCCGGCCGCGGCGGCCCACGCCGCCCGACCAGCAGCGGCACGCCGCCGATACCGCGGAGCCCCGAGTATGAGCACGAGCGCGAGTTTGAGCATGGTATTCGACAATACGCCGATGCCCATCGCCGCGGCAGCGATGCGCACATGCGCGTCGTCGGCGCCGTAGCGTGCCATGGACACCGTCAACGCGTCGACATCGGTGAGTCCGAGCAGCGTGGCCGACGCGAGCACGCCGGTTTCCCCCGCTGCGCGTTGCACCCAGGCCACCACGAACAGCACGAGCTGAAACGCCACGGCCATCTGCAGGGAGGACCACAACCCCAGCGGATTCTCCCCGAGGCCGGCCGCCACCCCTGCCTGACCCACTTGCGACCGCCCCCGGGTGCCGCGTTCCCGCCAGAGCACGAAGCCGATCAGGATCAGGCCGGTGAGCAGGGCCGGGCCGAGTATGAGGGTGGCCGCGACGCCCACGGCCGGCTGCAGCATGGTGGAAATGATCAGCACCCGCGGCACCAGCACCGTGCACGCCGCCACCACACCGAGGGCGAGCGGAAGGGCCAGCGTTTCACCGGCGTCATCGCGGCTGCGCCGGCTGAACGTCAGCGTCACCGCGGTCGACGAGACCAGTCCACCGAGCAATCCCGTCACGGCCAACCCTCGCGTCTCGCCGATCACCCGGCGCGCCACGTAGCCCGCGAAGTTGAGCGCGGAAAAAATCAGGACGACGATCCAGAGCTGACGGGGCTGGAACGCGTCGTATGGACCGAATGCGCCGCCGGGAATGAGTGGCAGGATGACCAGGGCGAGCACCGCGAACTGCAGCGCGGCGCGCATTTCATGGGGAGCCACCCGCGTCAGGGCCTGCTGGAGCTGCGATTTCTCGGCCAGCAGCAACACGACCACCGCAGCCGCGGCACTGGCGGCGGTCCGGAAACCCAGCCCCGAGGTGACACCGAGCGCCA comes from Gemmatimonas aurantiaca and encodes:
- a CDS encoding ABC transporter permease, which encodes MTVPLPDAGGPGARVHRRITALGGVTRRLVEPVGTGARFVLDTIRAMKDTAQWVPEFSTHARTLGVESLPIGMFIALFTGIVLALLASYSVGDLVPPYFVGTLVQKTVVLELAPVLTGLALAGRVGANIAAELGTMRVTEQIDALETLTFDPMSHLVVPRVLASAAMFPIVVGTAMLVGVLSGWVASLALLDITTPQFVKGVRLFFQTFDVRYGLVKSASFGAAVALIGCRAGLDTQGGAQGVGRGATRAVVISAVMILVLDAFWALVWLTGRTLR
- a CDS encoding MgtC/SapB family protein, coding for MLDLPLAFDLLVATLVGLAVGVEREWSGHTQGPDGRFGGARTFALLGAIGGFAGWFLRLDQHIVGAFGGVAAGSLLIAGALAFVVAAYVTAMRRPGTSTDSTTEVVALLVVALGVTSGLGFRTAASAAAAVVVLLLAEKSQLQQALTRVAPHEMRAALQFAVLALVILPLIPGGAFGPYDAFQPRQLWIVVLIFSALNFAGYVARRVIGETRGLAVTGLLGGLVSSTAVTLTFSRRSRDDAGETLALPLALGVVAACTVLVPRVLIISTMLQPAVGVAATLILGPALLTGLILIGFVLWRERGTRGRSQVGQAGVAAGLGENPLGLWSSLQMAVAFQLVLFVVAWVQRAAGETGVLASATLLGLTDVDALTVSMARYGADDAHVRIAAAAMGIGVLSNTMLKLALVLILGAPRYRRRAAAGRAAWAAAAGFGVALGWP